In one Streptomyces venezuelae genomic region, the following are encoded:
- a CDS encoding DUF3817 domain-containing protein, translating into MDIKTASALRRLRLVSVPEGISWIVLLVCTIIKYTVSEDFNVAPVLGPIHGVLFVLYVVFWLDAWNRAKWDLGTGALYFAFSFIPGGGFMAERKLKREAEAAVIASRARKEGVVNA; encoded by the coding sequence GTGGACATCAAAACCGCTTCCGCACTCCGCCGCCTCCGCCTGGTCTCCGTGCCCGAGGGCATTTCCTGGATCGTGCTGTTGGTCTGCACGATCATCAAGTACACGGTCTCCGAGGACTTCAACGTGGCGCCGGTGCTCGGCCCGATCCACGGTGTGCTCTTCGTCCTGTACGTGGTCTTCTGGCTCGACGCCTGGAACCGCGCCAAGTGGGACCTCGGGACCGGAGCCCTGTACTTCGCGTTCTCGTTCATCCCCGGCGGCGGCTTCATGGCCGAGCGCAAGCTGAAGCGTGAGGCCGAGGCCGCGGTGATCGCGTCGCGCGCCCGCAAGGAAGGTGTCGTGAACGCATGA
- a CDS encoding TetR/AcrR family transcriptional regulator, whose translation MSAAKDPAKSLETRTKLLDGALRTLTEQGIAKTSARNIAATAGVNQALVFYHFGSVDELLAAACRHGTEQRVSLYRERLAEIDSLAGLLAFGREMHEEEREAGHVAVLGQLLAGSQTQPRLAVATAAGLALWIEEIEKVLTRVLSASPLGEFVDAVGLARAVGASFVGMELYEGVDAEGAGRALDSLEQLSLLVSAVEDLGPLAQRAVRHRLRRVRG comes from the coding sequence GTGAGCGCGGCCAAGGACCCGGCCAAGAGCCTGGAGACCCGTACCAAGCTCCTCGACGGCGCGCTGCGCACCCTCACGGAGCAGGGCATCGCCAAGACGTCCGCACGGAACATCGCGGCGACCGCGGGGGTCAACCAGGCGCTCGTCTTCTACCACTTCGGCTCCGTCGACGAGCTGCTCGCGGCGGCGTGCCGGCACGGTACGGAGCAGCGGGTCTCCCTGTACCGGGAGCGGCTTGCCGAGATCGACTCCCTCGCCGGGCTGCTCGCCTTCGGGCGCGAGATGCACGAGGAGGAGCGCGAGGCGGGGCACGTCGCCGTGCTCGGCCAGCTGCTCGCCGGGTCCCAGACGCAGCCGCGGCTCGCGGTGGCCACGGCGGCGGGGCTCGCCCTCTGGATCGAGGAGATCGAGAAGGTCCTGACCCGGGTGCTGTCGGCTTCGCCGCTCGGGGAGTTCGTGGACGCGGTGGGGCTCGCGCGGGCGGTGGGGGCGTCGTTCGTGGGGATGGAGCTGTACGAAGGGGTGGACGCGGAGGGGGCGGGGCGGGCGCTCGACTCCCTCGAGCAGCTTTCTCTCCTCGTCTCCGCCGTCGAGGATCTTGGGCCGCTGGCCCAGCGGGCGGTTCGGCATCGGCTCCGCAGGGTGCGCGGCTGA
- a CDS encoding AIM24 family protein, with the protein MATFRLQGSRVLAVDMTGDAVKAKNGSMVAYDGQMAFKKMTGGGEGIRGMVTRRVTGEQMTVMEVKGHGTCWFADRATEINLVRLTGDKLFVEASNLLCTDAGLRTGTSFTGLRGATQGNGLFTTTVEGTGQAAIVSDGPAVVLRVSREYPLTVDPGAYIAHQGDVRQSFQSGVTFRTFMGEGGGEAFQIRFEGDGLVYVQPSERATIAGDV; encoded by the coding sequence GTGGCTACGTTCCGGCTCCAAGGGAGCAGAGTGCTCGCCGTCGACATGACGGGCGACGCCGTGAAGGCGAAGAACGGCTCGATGGTCGCGTACGACGGCCAGATGGCCTTCAAGAAGATGACCGGCGGCGGTGAGGGCATCCGAGGCATGGTGACCCGCCGCGTCACCGGCGAGCAGATGACGGTGATGGAGGTGAAGGGGCACGGCACCTGCTGGTTCGCCGACCGCGCCACCGAGATCAATCTCGTCCGGCTGACCGGCGACAAGCTGTTCGTCGAGGCGAGCAATCTGCTCTGCACCGACGCCGGCCTGCGCACCGGCACCAGCTTCACCGGCCTGCGCGGCGCGACGCAGGGGAACGGACTGTTCACGACGACCGTCGAGGGCACCGGCCAGGCGGCGATCGTCTCCGACGGACCGGCGGTGGTGCTGCGCGTCTCCCGGGAGTATCCGCTGACGGTGGACCCGGGGGCGTACATCGCGCACCAGGGGGACGTCCGCCAGAGCTTCCAGTCCGGTGTCACGTTCCGCACCTTCATGGGCGAGGGCGGTGGCGAGGCCTTCCAGATCCGCTTCGAGGGCGACGGCCTGGTCTATGTCCAGCCCAGCGAGCGGGCGACGATCGCGGGGGATGTGTGA
- a CDS encoding DUF4166 domain-containing protein, producing MGADFHRLHPQLQRRFSVGLASGEACTGRGVMDRIWHGRGFVKPFLALGGTRNILVPRQGRNVPFVIENVPYADTYGRETVTFVRTFDLPGGPRRFDAQMVLSPKGDRVLDYLGTHQHLASDLHFRAQPDGSLLIRSGEHRFREGPVDCRVPSLIGGDAEVRESWDEAAGRFRIRVRVTNSRFGPLFGYEGSFTATYTDVRTCGVRPGLRPVREEVRA from the coding sequence ATGGGTGCCGACTTCCACCGGCTCCACCCGCAGCTCCAGCGGCGCTTCTCCGTCGGCCTCGCGAGCGGCGAGGCCTGTACCGGTCGGGGCGTCATGGACCGGATCTGGCACGGGCGCGGGTTCGTGAAGCCGTTCCTCGCGCTCGGCGGCACCCGCAACATCCTCGTCCCGCGCCAGGGCAGGAACGTGCCCTTCGTCATCGAGAACGTGCCGTACGCCGATACGTACGGCCGTGAGACGGTGACCTTCGTGCGCACCTTCGACCTGCCCGGCGGCCCACGCCGCTTCGACGCCCAAATGGTCCTGAGCCCCAAGGGCGACCGCGTGCTCGACTACCTCGGCACGCACCAGCACCTCGCCAGCGACCTCCACTTCCGCGCGCAGCCCGACGGCTCGCTCCTCATCCGCTCCGGAGAGCACCGCTTCCGCGAGGGCCCCGTGGACTGCCGCGTCCCCTCCCTCATCGGGGGCGACGCGGAGGTCCGCGAGTCCTGGGACGAGGCCGCGGGACGCTTCCGCATCCGGGTCCGGGTCACCAACTCCCGCTTCGGGCCCCTCTTCGGCTACGAGGGTTCCTTCACGGCGACGTACACCGACGTCCGTACGTGCGGAGTCCGCCCGGGGCTGCGGCCGGTCCGTGAGGAGGTGCGCGCGTGA
- a CDS encoding kelch motif-containing protein, with protein sequence MAYRPSKRTRKTLLGVGAGALLVGLNAPAALSFAEEKYHAYKIAQPGYKKKYGSWKQVSIPEEFRTNAIHAALLHTGKVLIVAGSGNEQKKFDAGSFDTVLWDPKNDTFKKIPTPEDFFCSGHAQLPDGRLLVAGGTARYELLDGEVERAGGGMRVKNENPDKPVVLKKGTKFRSPSGVEYVSKFDVEVPKAKRDFEITYSKSGVMQPWKTKVKASEARVFVEAVQDGEQSVTEKSAQYEIEGLTGDEADNTYGIAEKIDMEKQDFQGIKAAYEFDPKAEKYIPVEPMEKARWYPTLVGLEDGKVLAVSGLDDVGVVDPGDNEIYDPKTKKWTDGPKRYFPTYPALFLTKGGKLFYPASNAGYGPAEKGREPGLWDLDTNKFEKVPGLEDLDQTETSASVLLPPAQDQKVMILGGGGVGESEKSTRRTAVIDLKEDNPSFKTGPQLPQGTRYLNSVLMPNDSVFTTNGASDYRGRSASNIHKAQFYDPKTNAFQEAAAPEVGRNYHSEALLLPDGRVATFGSDPLYDNEQNTKLGHFEQRMEIFTPPALHRGGATRPVLGEGPEELGADGRATFRIDRPENIASARLMRPSAVTHTTDVEQRSIALKVTKGQGALTVDVPQGDAALVPPGWYMLFVTDKDGTSSEAKWIHVGQDG encoded by the coding sequence ATGGCCTACCGGCCCTCGAAGCGCACCAGGAAGACACTCCTCGGAGTCGGCGCGGGCGCCCTGCTCGTCGGGCTGAACGCGCCCGCCGCGCTCTCCTTCGCCGAGGAGAAGTACCACGCGTACAAGATCGCCCAGCCCGGCTACAAGAAGAAGTACGGCTCCTGGAAGCAGGTCAGCATTCCGGAGGAGTTCCGCACCAACGCCATTCACGCCGCGCTGCTCCACACGGGCAAGGTGCTGATCGTCGCGGGGTCCGGCAACGAGCAGAAGAAATTCGACGCGGGGTCCTTTGACACCGTGTTGTGGGATCCGAAGAACGACACGTTCAAGAAGATCCCGACGCCCGAGGACTTCTTCTGCTCCGGGCACGCGCAGCTTCCCGACGGGCGGCTTCTGGTGGCGGGAGGCACCGCGCGCTACGAACTGCTCGACGGCGAGGTGGAGCGGGCCGGCGGCGGTATGCGCGTGAAGAACGAGAATCCCGACAAGCCGGTCGTGTTGAAGAAGGGCACCAAGTTCCGGTCGCCCTCGGGTGTCGAGTACGTCAGCAAGTTCGACGTCGAAGTGCCGAAGGCGAAGCGGGACTTCGAGATCACGTACTCCAAGTCCGGTGTGATGCAGCCCTGGAAGACCAAGGTCAAGGCGAGCGAGGCACGGGTCTTTGTCGAGGCGGTCCAGGACGGCGAGCAGTCGGTCACCGAGAAGTCCGCGCAGTACGAGATCGAGGGACTGACCGGCGACGAGGCCGACAACACGTACGGCATCGCCGAGAAGATCGACATGGAGAAGCAGGACTTCCAGGGGATCAAGGCGGCGTACGAGTTCGACCCCAAGGCGGAGAAGTACATCCCGGTGGAGCCGATGGAGAAGGCCCGCTGGTACCCGACGCTCGTCGGCCTTGAGGACGGCAAGGTGCTCGCGGTCTCCGGGCTCGACGACGTGGGCGTCGTCGACCCGGGCGACAACGAGATCTACGACCCGAAGACGAAGAAGTGGACCGACGGGCCCAAGCGGTACTTCCCGACGTACCCCGCGCTCTTCCTCACCAAGGGCGGCAAGCTCTTCTACCCCGCATCGAACGCCGGTTACGGCCCCGCGGAGAAGGGCCGCGAGCCGGGCCTGTGGGACCTGGACACCAACAAGTTCGAGAAGGTCCCGGGCCTTGAGGACCTCGACCAGACCGAGACGTCGGCGTCCGTGCTGCTGCCGCCCGCCCAGGACCAGAAGGTGATGATCCTCGGCGGCGGGGGCGTGGGCGAGTCGGAGAAGTCGACGCGGCGCACGGCCGTGATCGACCTGAAGGAGGACAACCCGTCCTTCAAGACGGGCCCCCAGCTGCCGCAGGGCACGCGCTACCTGAACAGCGTCCTCATGCCGAACGACTCCGTGTTCACGACGAACGGCGCGTCGGACTACCGGGGACGCAGCGCGAGCAACATCCACAAGGCGCAGTTCTACGACCCGAAGACCAACGCCTTCCAGGAGGCCGCGGCGCCCGAGGTGGGCCGCAACTACCACTCCGAGGCGCTGCTGCTGCCCGACGGCAGGGTCGCCACGTTCGGCTCCGACCCGCTCTACGACAACGAGCAGAACACCAAGCTCGGCCACTTCGAGCAGCGCATGGAGATCTTCACGCCGCCGGCGCTGCACCGGGGCGGCGCGACGCGCCCGGTGCTCGGCGAGGGCCCCGAGGAACTGGGGGCCGACGGCCGCGCGACGTTCCGGATCGACCGTCCCGAGAACATCGCGTCGGCCCGTCTGATGCGGCCGAGCGCGGTGACGCACACGACGGACGTCGAGCAGCGGTCGATCGCGCTGAAGGTCACCAAGGGCCAGGGCGCGCTGACGGTGGACGTGCCGCAGGGCGACGCGGCGCTGGTGCCACCGGGCTGGTACATGCTGTTCGTGACGGACAAGGACGGCACGTCGTCCGAGGCGAAGTGGATCCACGTCGGCCAGGACGGCTGA
- a CDS encoding AIM24 family protein has protein sequence MPFREINSKMIEATVRPGTKIFSQRGAMLAYQGEVSFTPNLQGGQGGLASMIGRRVAGEATPLMTVGGSGTVLFGHGGHHIQVIGLSGDTLFVEADRLLAFDGTLQQGTMFLGSQGGVMGMVRGQVSGQGLFTTTLKGHGAVAVMAHGGVIEVPITPQRPVHVDPQAYVAHHGDVRNKLSTALGWRDMVGRGSGEAFQLELSGTGAVYVQASEEKL, from the coding sequence ATGCCCTTCCGTGAGATCAACTCGAAGATGATCGAGGCCACCGTGCGGCCGGGCACCAAGATCTTCAGCCAGCGCGGCGCGATGCTGGCCTATCAGGGGGAGGTCTCCTTCACCCCCAACCTCCAGGGCGGCCAGGGCGGTCTCGCCTCCATGATCGGACGCCGGGTCGCGGGCGAGGCCACGCCCCTGATGACCGTCGGGGGCAGTGGCACGGTCCTGTTCGGGCACGGCGGCCACCACATCCAGGTGATCGGCCTCTCCGGGGACACGCTGTTCGTGGAGGCGGACCGCCTGCTCGCCTTCGACGGCACGCTCCAGCAGGGCACGATGTTCCTGGGCTCCCAGGGCGGCGTGATGGGCATGGTGCGCGGCCAGGTCAGCGGTCAGGGCCTGTTCACCACGACCCTGAAGGGCCACGGCGCGGTCGCCGTCATGGCGCACGGTGGCGTCATCGAGGTGCCGATCACCCCGCAGCGCCCGGTCCACGTGGACCCGCAGGCGTATGTCGCACACCACGGCGACGTGCGCAACAAACTGTCCACGGCGCTCGGCTGGCGCGACATGGTGGGCCGCGGCTCCGGAGAGGCCTTCCAACTGGAGCTGTCGGGGACCGGCGCGGTGTACGTCCAGGCTTCGGAGGAGAAGCTGTGA
- a CDS encoding AIM24 family protein, whose product MTLPSDDSVNPYTFCVELKGNQWFLQKGKMIAYYGRIEFNGIGHGRLDRLVRTSFHSPLHASDWVVADGQGKMLLADRAFDVNSYDLEEGNLTIRSGNLLAFQPTLALKQSIVPGFLTLIGTGKFVAASNGPVVFMEPPIRVDPQALVGWADCPSPCHHYDHGYLTGVIGGVRALTGIGGTSGEEHQFEFVGAGTVLLQSSEALMPERASGEVPQQGGVPGGRGTVGQPGQQPGAPRLPGQLGDLQRRFGL is encoded by the coding sequence ATGACGCTGCCGAGCGACGACAGCGTGAATCCCTACACCTTCTGCGTGGAGCTCAAGGGGAACCAGTGGTTCCTGCAGAAGGGGAAGATGATCGCCTACTACGGACGGATCGAGTTCAACGGCATCGGGCACGGCCGCCTGGACCGTCTGGTCCGGACCAGTTTTCATTCGCCGCTGCACGCGAGCGACTGGGTCGTGGCGGACGGCCAGGGCAAGATGCTCCTCGCCGACCGGGCCTTCGACGTGAATTCGTACGATCTCGAAGAGGGCAACCTGACCATTCGCTCCGGCAACCTCCTCGCTTTTCAGCCAACTCTCGCGCTGAAGCAATCGATCGTTCCGGGTTTTCTGACCCTCATCGGCACGGGCAAGTTCGTCGCCGCGTCGAACGGCCCGGTGGTCTTCATGGAGCCCCCGATCCGCGTGGATCCACAGGCTCTCGTGGGGTGGGCGGACTGCCCGTCACCCTGCCATCACTACGACCACGGGTACCTCACGGGCGTCATCGGAGGCGTGCGGGCACTGACCGGCATCGGCGGGACGTCCGGCGAGGAGCACCAGTTCGAGTTCGTGGGCGCCGGCACGGTCCTGCTCCAGTCCAGCGAGGCGCTGATGCCCGAACGGGCATCGGGTGAGGTGCCCCAACAGGGGGGCGTACCCGGCGGACGGGGCACTGTGGGGCAACCGGGTCAGCAGCCGGGTGCACCGCGCCTTCCCGGACAACTGGGGGACCTCCAGCGTCGCTTCGGGCTGTGA
- a CDS encoding MTH1187 family thiamine-binding protein, with amino-acid sequence MIVAFSVTPLGVGEDVGEYVADAVRVVRESGLPNRTDAMFTSVEGEWDEVMDVVKRAVAAVEARSPRVSVVMKADIRPGVTDGLTSKVETVERHLSA; translated from the coding sequence ATGATCGTCGCCTTCTCCGTGACCCCGCTCGGGGTCGGTGAGGACGTCGGCGAGTACGTCGCCGACGCGGTCCGCGTGGTCCGCGAGTCCGGCCTCCCGAACCGCACCGACGCCATGTTCACGTCCGTCGAGGGCGAGTGGGACGAGGTGATGGACGTCGTCAAGCGCGCCGTCGCCGCCGTGGAGGCGCGTTCGCCCCGGGTCTCCGTCGTCATGAAGGCGGACATCCGCCCCGGCGTGACGGACGGTCTCACGTCGAAGGTGGAGACCGTGGAGCGGCACCTGTCCGCGTAG
- a CDS encoding glycosyltransferase family 2 protein, with the protein MDHQNLEGAVRQPEGYDYETHSTLAGPLTEPDGDEGAGTGEGSGPYRVRYRALLSGEPHRIRAVLLMSLAPLLTGLLLVYLVWPTHWTEREGGDRWLIGLDITMLVAIGLIELFMLVNVVSIAHATMVARDPIPVRPESGTRVAFLTTYVPGKEPLSMVRATLEGAVRIHHPGPLDVWLLDEGDSPEAKALCEELGVRHFTRNGVPEWNRKKGPHKTRTKHGNYNAWLAMHHAEYDFFASVDTDHVPLPNFLERMMGYFRDPDVAFVVGPQVYGNYTAPVTKAAESQQFLFHALIQRAGNRYRAPMFVGTNNVVRISALTQIGGLYDSITEDMATGFELHRRRNPVTKKHWRSVYTPDVLAVGEGPASWTDFFTQQMRWSRGTYETLFKQYWKAPFTMPPGRLFSYSLMLVYYPMTAVNWLLGILSCVLFLWFGASGTQVAASVWLMLYSDAAALQVGLYLWNRRHNVSPHEPEGSGGLAGMAMSALSAPIYAKSLGAAVVRRPSRFVVTPKGGDASPDRLLTFRIHLFWAVVLASSLTASFVLGHTHVAMRTWAVLAMVISLAPVSIWAYGLVKERKAHPQTQRAALRGEVPAEGEKPEPAFATGTSTGGN; encoded by the coding sequence TTGGACCACCAGAACCTGGAGGGCGCTGTGCGGCAGCCGGAGGGCTACGACTACGAGACCCACAGCACGCTCGCCGGACCGCTCACCGAGCCGGACGGCGACGAAGGGGCAGGGACGGGGGAGGGGAGCGGGCCGTATCGCGTGCGGTACCGCGCGCTGCTCTCCGGCGAACCGCACCGAATACGCGCCGTCCTGCTCATGAGCCTCGCCCCCCTCCTCACGGGACTTCTCCTCGTCTACCTCGTGTGGCCCACCCACTGGACCGAACGCGAAGGCGGCGACCGGTGGCTGATCGGGCTCGACATCACGATGCTCGTGGCGATCGGGCTGATCGAGCTCTTCATGCTCGTCAACGTCGTGTCGATCGCCCACGCGACGATGGTCGCGAGGGATCCGATTCCGGTGCGGCCGGAGAGCGGCACGCGCGTCGCCTTCCTCACCACGTACGTGCCCGGCAAGGAGCCGTTGAGCATGGTGCGGGCGACCCTCGAAGGCGCCGTCCGGATACACCACCCGGGGCCCCTCGACGTATGGCTCCTCGACGAGGGGGACAGCCCTGAAGCGAAGGCGCTCTGCGAGGAGCTCGGTGTTCGGCACTTCACCCGTAACGGCGTGCCCGAGTGGAACCGGAAGAAGGGGCCGCACAAGACCCGCACCAAGCACGGCAACTACAACGCCTGGCTGGCGATGCACCACGCGGAGTACGACTTCTTCGCCTCCGTCGACACGGATCACGTGCCGCTCCCCAATTTCCTGGAGCGGATGATGGGGTACTTCCGGGACCCGGATGTCGCCTTCGTCGTCGGGCCGCAGGTCTACGGCAACTACACGGCGCCCGTCACCAAAGCCGCCGAATCCCAGCAGTTCCTCTTCCACGCGCTGATCCAGCGCGCCGGAAACCGCTACCGCGCCCCCATGTTCGTGGGCACCAACAACGTCGTGCGCATCAGCGCGCTCACGCAGATCGGCGGCCTCTACGACTCCATCACCGAGGACATGGCCACCGGCTTCGAACTGCACCGGCGCCGCAATCCGGTCACGAAGAAGCACTGGCGGTCGGTGTACACCCCCGACGTGCTGGCCGTGGGGGAAGGACCCGCCTCCTGGACGGACTTCTTCACGCAGCAGATGCGCTGGTCGCGCGGCACGTACGAGACGCTGTTCAAGCAGTACTGGAAAGCGCCGTTCACGATGCCCCCCGGGCGCCTCTTCTCGTACTCCTTGATGCTCGTGTACTACCCCATGACCGCAGTGAACTGGCTGCTGGGCATTCTCAGTTGCGTGCTGTTCCTGTGGTTCGGGGCTTCCGGGACGCAGGTCGCCGCCTCCGTGTGGCTCATGCTCTACAGCGATGCGGCCGCGCTCCAAGTGGGGCTCTATCTGTGGAACCGGCGGCACAACGTGTCCCCGCACGAGCCCGAAGGGTCCGGTGGGCTCGCCGGGATGGCGATGTCGGCGCTCTCCGCGCCCATCTACGCCAAGTCGCTCGGCGCGGCCGTCGTGCGCAGGCCCAGCCGCTTCGTCGTGACCCCCAAGGGCGGCGACGCCAGCCCGGACCGGCTCCTCACCTTCCGGATCCACCTCTTCTGGGCCGTCGTGCTCGCGAGCTCCCTGACCGCCTCCTTCGTCCTCGGCCACACCCACGTGGCGATGCGCACCTGGGCCGTCCTCGCCATGGTCATCTCGCTCGCGCCCGTGTCCATCTGGGCCTACGGCCTCGTCAAGGAGCGCAAGGCCCACCCGCAGACGCAGCGGGCCGCCCTGCGCGGCGAAGTCCCCGCCGAGGGCGAGAAGCCGGAGCCCGCGTTCGCCACCGGTACGTCGACTGGAGGGAACTGA